Proteins from a genomic interval of Halarsenatibacter silvermanii:
- a CDS encoding type 1 glutamine amidotransferase domain-containing protein, translating to MSEQNIDDDKKRIAVLAGEKYQTLEAWYPILRLREAGHLVDVIGRDEGCSVCPSKCGYELEVDYAASSIDPDNYDGVVVPGGYAPDKLRRDEAVLELVSYLDENDRLVAAICHAGWVLISADVLSETTVTSVSAIRDDIENAGADWVDEEVVVDENLITSRQPDDLPAFMQEILDFLED from the coding sequence ATGAGCGAACAGAATATAGATGATGACAAAAAGAGAATTGCGGTGCTGGCCGGTGAAAAATATCAGACTCTGGAAGCCTGGTATCCCATCCTGAGATTGAGAGAGGCCGGTCATCTGGTCGATGTGATCGGCAGAGATGAAGGCTGCAGCGTCTGTCCCAGCAAGTGCGGCTATGAGCTTGAGGTCGATTATGCTGCCAGCTCTATCGATCCCGATAATTATGACGGAGTCGTTGTGCCCGGAGGATACGCTCCTGACAAGCTGCGCCGCGATGAAGCAGTTCTCGAACTGGTGAGTTACCTGGACGAAAACGACAGGCTGGTGGCGGCTATCTGTCATGCCGGCTGGGTATTGATATCGGCCGATGTTCTTTCTGAGACCACTGTGACTTCTGTCAGTGCCATCAGAGACGACATCGAAAATGCTGGTGCTGACTGGGTCGATGAAGAGGTCGTGGTCGATGAAAACCTGATCACCTCCCGTCAGCCTGATGATCTGCCGGCCTTTATGCAGGAAATACTCGACTTTCTGGAAGACTGA
- a CDS encoding anaerobic ribonucleoside-triphosphate reductase activating protein: MKIAGLLPTSLQDYPGQIAAVVFTSGCNFSCPYCHNPELVSGGDGNFYDEEYVISMLADRKNYLDGVVITGGEPTLQDELVEFLSRLKEENHLIKLDTNGSRPQVLAKLLQEELIDYVAWDYKLPAGRYDELTEVENIKSRLEKTAGLLAESSIEVEIRTTVVPELMSGEDIAKITRELARFNNREEEFPDSYFLQEFRGKKVLNPQYSEYTPFTREKMQEFLEKARINLNREAVELRENY; encoded by the coding sequence ATGAAGATAGCCGGACTTTTGCCGACCAGTCTGCAGGATTATCCGGGCCAGATAGCCGCCGTCGTCTTCACCAGCGGCTGCAATTTCAGCTGTCCTTACTGTCATAATCCTGAGCTGGTCTCCGGCGGAGACGGCAATTTTTATGATGAGGAATATGTAATATCTATGCTGGCGGATAGAAAAAATTATCTGGATGGGGTCGTTATCACCGGAGGCGAGCCGACGCTGCAGGATGAACTGGTCGAATTTTTAAGCAGGCTCAAGGAGGAAAATCATCTGATCAAGCTCGATACCAACGGTTCCCGGCCGCAGGTGCTGGCAAAACTTCTCCAGGAGGAACTCATCGATTATGTGGCCTGGGATTATAAACTGCCGGCCGGACGCTACGATGAACTGACAGAAGTCGAGAATATAAAAAGTCGGCTGGAAAAAACCGCGGGGCTGCTGGCCGAAAGCAGCATAGAAGTCGAGATAAGAACGACGGTCGTGCCCGAGCTTATGTCCGGCGAAGATATCGCAAAGATCACCCGGGAGCTGGCCCGGTTTAACAACCGGGAAGAGGAGTTCCCTGACAGCTATTTTCTGCAGGAATTTCGCGGCAAAAAGGTGCTAAATCCTCAATACAGCGAATATACGCCCTTTACCAGAGAAAAAATGCAGGAATTTCTGGAGAAAGCAAGAATAAATCTTAATAGAGAAGCAGTTGAGCTCAGGGAAAATTATTGA
- the hslV gene encoding ATP-dependent protease subunit HslV — protein sequence MADNSFDSTTILAVKHRGQTAIAGDGQVSLGETIMKSGARKIRRLYEEEILAGFAGTSADAFTLFEKFENKLKEFHGQLERSAVELAKEWRTDKMLRRLEALLIVASSEKMLLISGTGDVIEPDDRLLAIGSGGDYARAAARALLENDTDLAAEEIARKSMNIAADICVYTNDRIVIDTLNEEE from the coding sequence GTGGCTGATAATAGTTTTGACAGCACAACCATTCTAGCAGTTAAACACCGGGGACAGACTGCTATCGCCGGTGATGGTCAGGTGAGCCTGGGAGAGACTATCATGAAGTCAGGCGCCCGTAAGATCAGAAGGCTTTATGAAGAGGAAATACTCGCCGGATTCGCCGGCACTTCCGCAGATGCCTTTACATTGTTTGAAAAATTTGAAAATAAATTGAAGGAATTTCATGGTCAGCTGGAAAGATCTGCTGTCGAGCTGGCCAAAGAATGGCGCACTGATAAAATGCTTCGCCGTCTGGAGGCGCTTTTGATCGTGGCCAGCAGCGAGAAAATGCTGCTCATATCCGGAACCGGAGATGTAATCGAGCCGGACGACAGGCTGCTCGCTATCGGATCCGGCGGAGATTATGCCAGGGCCGCCGCGAGAGCGCTTCTGGAGAATGATACCGACCTAGCTGCTGAGGAGATAGCCCGAAAATCGATGAACATTGCAGCTGATATATGTGTATATACCAATGATAGGATAGTAATTGATACTCTGAACGAGGAGGAATAG
- a CDS encoding 2-oxoacid:acceptor oxidoreductase subunit alpha, whose amino-acid sequence MDLNVVAAGEAGQGLQTVNQIISKALFRMGFSVFSSKDYMSRIRGGHNFMRIRMADEEISSPREDIDVLIALNEESLDIHSGDVNEGGVILYDGEADKVDRSDFEIKNIPAGEIASEVNPRAANTVFLGALWRLLDLDTDCLQEVIKERFSDTGVQEDNLNLLERGGQEIKPEFQIEKPPADSSDKMMINGNQSIGLGAAMAGVQFYSAYPMTPSTGILNYLAYRQQELGIAVEQAEDEIAAINMALGASYAGVRAMTGTSGGGFSLMAEGYGLAGIMETPIVIAEVQRPGPATGLPTRTEQADLSFIINAHQGEFPLMVIAPRDPEEAFYETVRAFNLAEKYQIPVVLLSDQFLADSQRDVEEFDPEKVEIERHLVSGSKWPEDREYKRYEITENGISPRAYPGQLPGEVVLQDSDEHDERGFIVESAEKRKEMVDKRMEKLTQLKRSDVKEPDYYGPERPEYLLMGWGSTHGPLKEAQKRLLAEDVSIGLLSFSDVWPLPQAELEKNRCYNTVLVSIENNATGQFADLVNSETGLTVDNRVLKYDGRPFTGQEIYRRLKKEVIV is encoded by the coding sequence TTGGACTTAAACGTGGTAGCAGCAGGAGAGGCAGGTCAGGGTCTTCAGACTGTCAATCAGATCATAAGCAAGGCTTTGTTCAGGATGGGTTTTAGCGTATTCAGCAGCAAGGATTATATGTCCCGGATCAGAGGCGGACACAATTTTATGAGGATCAGGATGGCTGATGAGGAGATCAGCTCCCCCAGAGAGGATATAGATGTTCTGATAGCTCTCAACGAGGAGAGTCTGGATATTCACAGCGGCGATGTGAATGAAGGGGGCGTGATTCTCTATGATGGAGAGGCAGATAAAGTCGATCGCTCCGATTTTGAGATTAAAAATATTCCGGCCGGGGAAATCGCCAGCGAGGTAAACCCCCGGGCGGCCAACACGGTTTTTCTGGGTGCGCTCTGGCGGCTTCTGGACCTTGATACCGATTGTTTGCAGGAGGTAATCAAAGAGCGCTTTTCCGACACCGGTGTACAGGAGGATAATCTCAACCTGCTCGAGCGGGGCGGTCAGGAGATAAAACCCGAATTTCAGATCGAGAAACCGCCGGCTGACAGCTCTGATAAGATGATGATCAACGGCAATCAGAGCATCGGGCTGGGAGCGGCCATGGCCGGAGTTCAGTTTTATTCGGCCTACCCGATGACCCCTTCGACGGGTATTTTAAACTATCTGGCCTACCGCCAGCAGGAGCTGGGAATTGCGGTTGAACAGGCTGAGGACGAAATTGCTGCCATAAATATGGCTCTGGGCGCTTCCTATGCCGGGGTGAGAGCGATGACCGGCACCTCAGGCGGCGGGTTTTCACTTATGGCCGAGGGCTACGGTCTGGCCGGCATAATGGAGACGCCGATAGTTATCGCCGAAGTGCAGAGACCGGGTCCTGCCACCGGCCTGCCCACCCGCACCGAACAGGCGGATTTGAGTTTTATAATCAACGCCCATCAGGGCGAATTCCCCCTTATGGTCATAGCCCCCAGGGATCCGGAGGAAGCTTTTTACGAGACGGTCAGAGCCTTCAATCTGGCCGAAAAATATCAGATTCCGGTGGTGCTGCTTTCCGATCAATTTTTGGCCGATTCTCAGCGGGACGTCGAAGAATTCGATCCCGAAAAGGTGGAGATAGAGCGGCATCTGGTCTCCGGATCAAAATGGCCGGAAGACAGGGAATACAAAAGATACGAGATCACCGAAAATGGCATCTCTCCCCGGGCTTATCCCGGTCAGCTTCCCGGCGAGGTGGTGCTGCAGGACAGCGATGAGCACGATGAAAGAGGTTTTATAGTCGAGTCGGCCGAAAAGCGCAAAGAGATGGTCGATAAAAGGATGGAAAAACTCACTCAGCTGAAGCGCAGCGATGTAAAAGAGCCCGATTACTATGGACCGGAACGGCCTGAATATCTGCTCATGGGCTGGGGTTCGACTCACGGTCCGCTCAAAGAAGCACAAAAACGGCTGCTAGCTGAAGATGTAAGCATCGGTCTGCTCTCCTTCAGCGATGTCTGGCCCCTGCCTCAGGCTGAGCTGGAGAAGAATAGATGTTATAACACTGTACTGGTCTCGATTGAAAACAATGCCACCGGGCAGTTTGCCGATCTGGTCAACTCCGAGACAGGACTTACGGTCGACAATCGAGTTTTAAAATATGATGGCAGGCCCTTTACAGGCCAGGAGATTTACCGCCGCTTAAAGAAAGAGGTGATCGTCTGA
- the trmFO gene encoding methylenetetrahydrofolate--tRNA-(uracil(54)-C(5))-methyltransferase (FADH(2)-oxidizing) TrmFO, producing the protein MSDRATVIGAGLAGSEAAWQLAQRGFAVDLYEMRPESLTPAHHTDKPAELVCSNSLRSDSLTNAAGLLKEELRRLDSLIISAAEKTRVPAGNALAVDREKFPEKVLERLKNHDLIRLVRREIKDIPDTDPLIIATGPLTSDPLAESIKEFTGEDYLYFYDAAAPIIEAESIDYEKTFFASRYDRESDDYLNCPMDGEQFMDFWEFLLGAECNLPHDFEDENYFESCLPIEVLARRGRKSLLFGPLKPVGLENSETGETPHAVVQLRRDNRQETLFNLVGFQTRLKWPEQDRMLEFIPGLESARIVRYGVMHRNTYIDSPGLLTSSYRLRGERPIFFAGQLTGVEGYVESTSSGLVAGINCARLLDGENHLAFPESTATGALAAYISDPSHENLQPMNINFGLLPPLKVDIDERQKRRRRRSEQALKELEDFIEQKGI; encoded by the coding sequence ATGTCCGATCGGGCAACTGTCATAGGAGCCGGCCTGGCCGGCAGCGAGGCTGCCTGGCAGCTGGCTCAGCGCGGGTTCGCAGTCGATCTTTATGAAATGCGGCCTGAATCGCTGACACCCGCTCATCATACCGATAAGCCGGCCGAACTTGTCTGCAGCAACTCACTGCGCTCAGACAGTCTCACCAATGCCGCCGGACTGCTCAAAGAAGAGCTTAGACGTCTGGATTCTTTGATCATTTCGGCCGCGGAAAAGACCAGGGTGCCGGCCGGTAATGCCCTGGCGGTGGACCGGGAAAAATTCCCTGAAAAAGTGCTGGAAAGACTGAAAAATCATGATTTGATCAGACTGGTCCGCAGGGAGATAAAGGATATTCCCGATACCGACCCGCTGATAATAGCTACCGGACCTCTGACATCCGATCCTCTGGCCGAATCCATCAAAGAGTTTACCGGCGAGGATTATCTTTATTTTTACGATGCAGCCGCTCCGATAATAGAGGCTGAGAGCATAGATTACGAAAAGACTTTCTTTGCCTCCCGCTATGATAGGGAGAGCGATGATTATCTCAACTGTCCCATGGATGGAGAGCAGTTTATGGATTTTTGGGAGTTTCTGCTGGGAGCTGAATGCAATCTACCCCATGATTTTGAGGACGAAAATTATTTCGAATCCTGCCTGCCCATAGAGGTTCTTGCCCGCCGGGGCAGAAAATCGCTGCTATTCGGTCCGCTAAAACCCGTTGGTCTGGAAAATTCTGAGACCGGCGAAACTCCCCATGCGGTGGTCCAGCTCAGGCGCGATAACAGGCAGGAAACGCTTTTCAACCTGGTCGGTTTCCAGACCAGGTTGAAATGGCCGGAACAGGACAGAATGCTGGAGTTTATTCCCGGGCTGGAATCCGCCCGCATAGTGCGCTACGGGGTGATGCATCGCAACACCTATATCGACTCACCCGGGCTTTTGACTTCCTCTTATCGGCTCAGGGGGGAGAGGCCGATCTTTTTTGCCGGCCAGCTCACCGGAGTTGAAGGTTATGTGGAATCGACCTCCTCCGGGCTGGTGGCAGGGATAAACTGTGCCCGACTTCTGGACGGGGAAAATCATCTGGCTTTTCCTGAATCCACAGCCACAGGGGCTTTGGCGGCCTATATATCCGACCCTTCTCACGAAAATTTGCAGCCGATGAACATAAATTTCGGCCTTCTGCCTCCTCTAAAAGTGGATATAGATGAAAGGCAGAAGCGCAGAAGACGGAGGTCTGAACAGGCTCTAAAAGAGCTGGAAGACTTCATCGAGCAGAAGGGGATTTGA
- a CDS encoding 2-oxoacid:ferredoxin oxidoreductase subunit beta — MVEKADFQPDRETAWCPGCGNFPLRKALASALTGLEIEPSEVAMFSGIGQAAKMPHYIRVNGFNGLHGRALPPAIGFRLANPELKIIVESGDGDTYGEGGNHILHNIRRNPDIAHFVHNNQIYGLTKGQASPTTGEDIKTKVQPEGITASPFNPIEFAVAMNASFVARGFVGSRDHLIDLMQKALQHSGYALVDILQPCVTFNDVNTYQWYSERVYELGSDYDETDRDRAFVKAREWGDDIPIGVIYQQEKPTFRDNFSHLPEEMQVEPEAPENLEHLLDEFK; from the coding sequence ATGGTTGAAAAAGCAGATTTCCAGCCGGATCGCGAAACCGCCTGGTGTCCCGGCTGCGGTAATTTTCCTCTGCGCAAGGCTCTGGCTTCTGCTCTGACCGGTCTCGAAATCGAACCCTCTGAAGTCGCCATGTTCAGCGGCATCGGTCAGGCGGCCAAAATGCCGCATTATATCAGGGTTAACGGGTTTAACGGGCTGCACGGACGGGCCCTGCCTCCGGCTATCGGTTTCAGGCTGGCCAACCCGGAGCTTAAAATAATAGTAGAATCAGGAGACGGTGATACCTATGGAGAGGGCGGCAACCATATTCTCCATAATATCCGCCGCAACCCCGATATAGCTCATTTTGTTCACAACAACCAGATTTACGGGCTGACCAAGGGCCAGGCCTCTCCCACAACCGGCGAGGATATCAAGACCAAAGTTCAGCCGGAGGGCATAACGGCCAGTCCTTTTAATCCGATTGAGTTTGCCGTGGCCATGAATGCCAGCTTTGTGGCCAGAGGTTTTGTGGGCAGCCGCGATCATCTGATCGATCTGATGCAAAAAGCCCTGCAGCATAGCGGTTATGCTCTTGTCGATATACTCCAGCCCTGCGTTACCTTCAATGATGTCAACACCTATCAGTGGTACAGCGAAAGGGTTTATGAGCTGGGATCGGACTATGATGAGACCGACAGAGACAGAGCCTTTGTGAAGGCCAGAGAGTGGGGAGATGACATCCCCATAGGCGTCATCTATCAGCAGGAAAAACCGACATTCAGGGATAATTTTTCTCACCTGCCCGAAGAGATGCAGGTGGAGCCGGAAGCTCCAGAAAACCTTGAGCATCTGCTGGATGAATTCAAATAA
- the dprA gene encoding DNA-processing protein DprA, which yields MANNKKYWLGLALVSGLGPVQLSRALKIEGDPTRIWRASRKKLEYLIDSTEAVDNLIKLRENLDLEEKLKKIKAKKVDLIARDEADYPEVLLEIHDPPPLLFVRGNISASFPAVAVVGSRKSTGYGEKAARELAGGLALRNIVVVSGMAHGIDREAHLGALNEGGRTIAVLGSGHDHCYPRQNRDIFNRIPGQGAVISEFPPDVSPKAGNFPRRNRIISGISQGVVVVEAAEKSGALITASLGLDQNRDVLAVPGNIDRASSRGCNDLLRQGAVPVTCPEDIINHLYSEFAGDSKSEEEESVIIPPAFSPLEKRMIGIFNRERELTLEELIAITGREAGELSSLLVKFEVKGIITRRAGQKYCFQGLQSLLKPI from the coding sequence ATGGCTAATAATAAAAAATACTGGCTGGGTCTGGCGCTGGTTTCGGGTCTGGGTCCCGTACAGCTGAGCAGGGCTTTAAAAATAGAGGGAGATCCCACCCGGATATGGCGGGCCAGCAGAAAAAAACTCGAATATTTAATCGACAGTACCGAAGCGGTAGATAATCTCATAAAATTGAGAGAAAATCTGGATCTGGAAGAAAAACTGAAAAAAATAAAGGCTAAAAAGGTCGATCTAATAGCCCGCGATGAAGCCGATTATCCCGAAGTTCTTCTGGAGATACACGATCCTCCCCCGCTGCTTTTTGTGCGCGGGAATATTTCTGCCAGCTTTCCCGCGGTGGCGGTGGTGGGCTCCCGTAAATCCACAGGTTATGGCGAGAAAGCAGCCCGGGAGCTGGCCGGGGGGCTGGCTCTGCGCAATATTGTCGTCGTCAGCGGCATGGCCCACGGCATCGACCGCGAGGCTCATCTGGGAGCTTTAAACGAAGGCGGGCGGACCATAGCTGTACTGGGATCGGGACATGATCACTGTTATCCCCGCCAGAATCGCGATATATTCAACCGCATCCCGGGTCAGGGAGCGGTGATATCGGAATTCCCGCCGGATGTCAGCCCTAAAGCCGGCAACTTTCCCCGTCGAAACCGCATAATCAGCGGAATTTCTCAGGGGGTGGTGGTGGTCGAGGCGGCCGAAAAAAGCGGAGCTTTGATAACAGCCAGCCTGGGACTGGATCAAAACAGGGATGTGCTGGCTGTACCGGGAAATATAGACAGAGCATCGAGCAGGGGCTGTAATGATCTGCTCCGCCAGGGTGCCGTGCCCGTAACCTGTCCGGAGGACATTATCAATCATCTGTACAGCGAATTTGCGGGCGACAGCAAATCTGAGGAAGAGGAGTCTGTAATTATACCGCCGGCCTTTTCTCCCCTGGAAAAAAGAATGATCGGTATTTTTAATCGCGAGAGAGAGCTGACTCTGGAAGAACTCATCGCGATCACCGGCAGAGAGGCGGGTGAGCTGAGTTCTCTGCTCGTAAAATTTGAGGTAAAAGGGATAATAACCCGCAGAGCTGGACAAAAATATTGCTTTCAGGGTTTACAAAGCCTGTTAAAACCAATATAA
- the topA gene encoding type I DNA topoisomerase produces the protein MSNNQEETLVIVESPAKAKTISKFLGSGYNVEASMGHVIDLPKSKLGVDIEDDYSPQYITIRGKGEILDKLKRAVKKNDRVLLATDPDREGEAISWHLSRALELEEEKPRIVFNEITDEAISRALDAPRSVDKNLVNAQQARRVLDRLVGYKLSPLLWEKVRRGLSAGRVQTVAVKIICEREREIEAFEPDEYWTIDAFLQRDQDEDGEENIEASLHRIDGEKFELSSEDETQKAVEEIKEQDFIVDSVKKRKRRRFPNPPFTTSTLQQRAASIFGFSAKKTMFVAQQLYEGMDIEGEGNVGLISYMRTDSTRVSAEAKKQAAAHIKSEFSDRYYSGKSKKKNDDENVQDAHEAVRPTGVKRTPERIKSDLNRDQYRLYKLIWERFVASQMAPAVYETMTVDIGAGNKYTFRASGSKMLFRGFLRVNTFSKSNLTEIPEVEEGEKLELSELDPEQHFTSPPARYTEASLVKTLEKEGIGRPSTYAPTISTIVDREYVEKEGNKLVPTDLGFTVNDLLVEYFPDVTDVEFTARIEQKLDLIEEGEIKWRTLLDDFYSPFQEKLENAKKNMEKIEYVEETGETCEKCGGDMVVKYGRYGKFVACSNYPDCKNTKPYLDSTGVECPECGEGELVKRKSKKKGKKFFGCSTYPDCEYMLWDKPISHPCPECDGQLVEKYSRKYGEYVKCVDCGYKGDRPEEVTTGQSSEAS, from the coding sequence ATGTCGAATAATCAGGAAGAAACGCTGGTGATAGTAGAATCACCGGCCAAAGCTAAAACTATAAGCAAATTTCTCGGCAGCGGTTATAATGTGGAAGCCTCTATGGGACACGTAATCGATCTGCCCAAAAGCAAGCTGGGCGTGGATATAGAGGATGATTATTCCCCTCAGTACATCACCATTCGCGGAAAAGGGGAAATTCTCGATAAATTGAAACGCGCGGTCAAGAAAAATGATCGAGTTCTTCTGGCCACTGACCCCGATCGCGAAGGAGAGGCAATATCCTGGCATCTCTCCCGGGCATTGGAGCTCGAGGAGGAAAAACCCAGAATTGTCTTCAACGAGATAACCGATGAAGCCATAAGCCGGGCGCTCGATGCGCCCCGTTCGGTCGATAAAAATCTGGTCAATGCCCAGCAGGCCCGGCGCGTGCTGGACAGGCTGGTGGGCTATAAGCTGAGTCCGCTGCTCTGGGAGAAGGTTCGCCGAGGACTTTCGGCCGGGCGGGTGCAGACGGTGGCTGTTAAAATAATCTGCGAGCGCGAAAGAGAGATCGAGGCCTTTGAACCGGATGAATACTGGACAATCGATGCCTTTTTGCAGAGGGATCAAGATGAGGACGGGGAGGAAAATATTGAAGCTTCGCTGCACAGGATAGATGGTGAAAAATTCGAACTCAGCAGCGAAGATGAGACCCAGAAGGCGGTCGAGGAGATAAAAGAGCAGGATTTTATCGTCGATTCCGTCAAAAAACGCAAACGGCGAAGATTTCCCAATCCGCCCTTCACAACCAGCACCCTGCAGCAGCGCGCAGCCAGCATATTTGGCTTTTCGGCCAAGAAGACGATGTTCGTCGCCCAGCAGCTTTACGAGGGCATGGATATCGAGGGCGAGGGCAATGTCGGTCTGATAAGTTATATGCGTACCGACAGCACCCGGGTCTCAGCCGAGGCCAAAAAGCAGGCAGCTGCCCATATCAAAAGTGAATTCAGTGATCGCTATTATTCCGGCAAATCAAAAAAGAAAAACGACGATGAAAATGTTCAGGATGCACATGAAGCTGTCAGGCCGACAGGAGTGAAAAGAACTCCTGAGCGCATCAAAAGCGATCTGAACAGAGATCAATACCGCCTCTATAAATTGATCTGGGAAAGATTTGTTGCCAGCCAGATGGCACCGGCCGTTTATGAAACTATGACGGTTGATATCGGGGCCGGAAATAAATACACTTTTAGGGCCTCGGGATCGAAGATGCTCTTCCGGGGGTTTTTGCGTGTTAACACTTTCAGCAAAAGCAATCTGACCGAGATACCGGAGGTAGAGGAGGGAGAAAAACTGGAGTTGAGCGAGCTCGATCCAGAACAGCATTTCACCTCTCCTCCCGCCCGCTACACGGAGGCAAGTTTGGTCAAAACCCTGGAAAAAGAGGGGATCGGCCGACCGAGCACCTATGCTCCCACCATTTCCACCATCGTCGATAGAGAATATGTGGAAAAAGAGGGTAACAAGCTGGTGCCGACCGATCTCGGGTTTACTGTCAACGATCTTCTTGTCGAATACTTTCCCGATGTGACTGACGTGGAATTTACGGCCAGAATCGAACAGAAACTCGATCTGATCGAGGAAGGCGAGATAAAATGGCGAACTCTTTTAGATGACTTTTATTCTCCCTTCCAGGAGAAGCTGGAAAATGCCAAGAAAAATATGGAAAAGATCGAATACGTGGAAGAAACCGGAGAGACCTGCGAGAAATGCGGAGGAGACATGGTGGTAAAGTACGGACGTTACGGCAAGTTTGTGGCCTGTTCCAATTATCCGGACTGCAAAAATACCAAACCTTACCTGGACAGCACCGGGGTCGAATGTCCCGAATGCGGTGAGGGAGAGCTGGTCAAGCGCAAGAGCAAAAAAAAGGGCAAGAAGTTTTTCGGCTGCAGCACCTACCCTGATTGTGAGTATATGCTCTGGGATAAGCCGATTTCGCATCCCTGCCCTGAATGTGATGGTCAGCTGGTCGAAAAATACAGCCGTAAATACGGTGAATACGTAAAATGTGTGGACTGCGGATACAAAGGCGACAGACCCGAGGAGGTCACAACCGGGCAGAGCAGCGAGGCCAGCTAA
- the nrdD gene encoding anaerobic ribonucleoside-triphosphate reductase produces the protein MAQKKQECEVYSRVVGYLSPVSQWNRGKKEEFSDRETYQTPESESA, from the coding sequence ATGGCGCAAAAGAAACAGGAGTGCGAGGTTTATTCCCGCGTTGTCGGTTATCTTAGCCCTGTCAGTCAGTGGAATCGGGGCAAAAAAGAGGAATTCTCCGACCGGGAAACTTATCAGACCCCGGAGAGCGAATCCGCTTAA
- a CDS encoding SIMPL domain-containing protein, giving the protein MGRKGYYILIGLVLVAVMLIILPQEMTLLRRDEAPAEVAEIENSPEEEAIAPENMVDIDELEEEFELDTGELEERMEAVEKQLVAAEERDKETEIEISHRETLEVSPELAEITMAVENQGEDISEVHSENAAQLNEARSLLSDEYDLEFETLAFRIRQDRDDNYIVINLIKTEITELDKLGEIIDSSVEAGINRIDSIDYDLVERAEVQSRATSQAIEEIKAKAEEITAEFGGADYRFSRIKIDDGIKAGSFSPFESGLRAETMADGTPDITPGDIEVTTEIEATVKY; this is encoded by the coding sequence TTGGGCAGGAAGGGTTATTATATTTTGATAGGGCTGGTATTGGTTGCGGTGATGCTTATAATTCTCCCCCAGGAGATGACACTTTTGCGCCGGGACGAAGCCCCGGCCGAAGTGGCTGAAATAGAAAACTCCCCGGAAGAAGAGGCGATAGCTCCCGAAAATATGGTCGATATAGACGAGTTAGAAGAGGAGTTTGAGCTCGATACCGGGGAGCTTGAGGAGAGGATGGAAGCAGTCGAAAAGCAGCTGGTGGCGGCCGAAGAGCGCGATAAAGAAACAGAGATAGAGATCTCCCACCGGGAGACTCTGGAGGTGAGTCCGGAGCTGGCTGAAATAACCATGGCCGTGGAAAATCAGGGCGAGGATATTTCCGAGGTTCACAGCGAAAATGCCGCGCAGCTGAATGAAGCCCGCTCCCTTTTGAGCGATGAGTATGATCTCGAATTTGAAACGCTTGCCTTCCGCATCCGGCAGGACCGGGATGATAATTATATAGTAATAAACCTGATAAAGACAGAGATAACCGAACTCGATAAACTGGGAGAGATAATAGACAGCTCGGTCGAGGCTGGAATAAACCGCATCGACAGTATAGATTATGACCTGGTCGAGAGAGCTGAAGTTCAAAGCCGGGCGACCAGTCAGGCTATCGAGGAGATCAAAGCTAAAGCTGAAGAGATCACCGCCGAATTCGGCGGGGCCGATTATAGATTTTCCCGTATTAAAATCGATGATGGCATAAAAGCCGGCAGCTTCTCTCCTTTTGAATCCGGTCTCAGAGCCGAAACCATGGCCGATGGGACACCTGATATAACCCCGGGAGATATCGAGGTGACCACAGAGATTGAGGCGACGGTAAAATATTGA
- a CDS encoding ferritin-like domain-containing protein, translated as MDDIYQFAIDFEQENQEFYRECADNAENERLKNVFVELAQEEEKHEKIVRELAEERVGEEEVESDIVPRAREAFEKIVEDFQQQGSENLTVDQVDIYREAQELEQKSSNFYTEKAEETDQEDVREVFEKLAAEEKKHEEILENIIEMVNKPQTWLDDPEWYHLDEY; from the coding sequence GTGGACGATATCTATCAATTTGCCATCGATTTTGAACAGGAAAACCAGGAATTTTATCGGGAATGTGCCGATAACGCCGAGAATGAACGACTCAAAAATGTCTTCGTTGAGCTTGCTCAGGAGGAAGAAAAACACGAGAAAATCGTGAGAGAGCTGGCCGAAGAAAGAGTCGGGGAAGAAGAGGTCGAATCGGATATAGTTCCCCGGGCCCGGGAAGCTTTTGAAAAGATAGTCGAGGATTTTCAGCAGCAGGGCAGCGAAAACCTGACAGTCGATCAGGTCGACATATATCGGGAAGCTCAGGAACTGGAGCAAAAAAGCAGCAATTTTTATACCGAAAAAGCCGAAGAGACCGACCAGGAGGATGTTCGCGAGGTATTTGAAAAGCTGGCTGCCGAAGAAAAAAAGCACGAGGAAATTCTGGAGAATATTATCGAAATGGTAAATAAGCCCCAGACCTGGCTTGATGATCCCGAGTGGTATCATCTGGACGAATATTAA